The Myxococcus fulvus genome has a window encoding:
- a CDS encoding glycosyltransferase: MKVALVHDWLVTHRGGERVLDALCEALPDADIYTLIHQPGTQSPAIESRRIFTSFLQHIPGVHTRYRHLLPLMPQAIESLRLQGHYDLVLSSSHCVAKGLRAPEGVPHLSYVHAPMRYMWDLFDDYFGPGRARLPVRAAAHAVRPWLRRWDRTSAARVDRFVANSHHVAGKLQRFWGREATVVHPPVDLERFTRLPLEGGGRGGYFLWLGAFAPYKRLDIALEAFRELGVPLWVVGTGQEAARLTSGAPPPNIRFLGNVSDDALPSLYRDARALIFTPEEDFGITPLEAQATGRPVIAFAKGGALETVNSRTGLFFSEQTPASLSEAVRRFDSWEASFSPREARSQAERFSRQSFQQAMLREVESLLSLSTKSTTRATAV; this comes from the coding sequence GTGAAGGTCGCCCTGGTCCACGATTGGTTGGTCACCCACCGCGGGGGAGAGCGCGTGCTCGACGCGCTCTGCGAAGCACTGCCCGACGCGGACATCTACACCCTCATCCACCAGCCGGGCACCCAGTCCCCCGCCATCGAGTCCCGGCGCATCTTCACCTCGTTCCTCCAGCACATCCCCGGCGTCCACACCCGCTACCGGCACCTGCTGCCCTTGATGCCCCAGGCCATCGAGTCGCTGCGCCTCCAGGGGCACTACGACCTGGTGCTGTCCTCCAGCCACTGCGTGGCCAAGGGCCTGCGCGCGCCCGAGGGCGTGCCGCACCTGAGCTACGTGCACGCGCCCATGCGGTACATGTGGGATTTGTTCGACGACTACTTCGGCCCCGGCCGCGCCCGGCTGCCCGTGCGCGCGGCGGCCCACGCGGTGCGGCCCTGGCTGCGGCGCTGGGACCGGACCTCGGCGGCGCGCGTGGACCGCTTCGTGGCCAACAGCCACCACGTCGCCGGCAAGCTCCAGCGCTTCTGGGGGCGCGAGGCCACCGTGGTGCATCCGCCGGTGGACCTGGAGCGCTTCACCCGGTTGCCGCTGGAGGGCGGGGGACGCGGCGGATACTTCCTGTGGCTCGGCGCCTTCGCGCCCTACAAGCGGCTGGACATCGCGCTCGAGGCCTTCCGCGAGCTGGGCGTTCCCCTCTGGGTGGTGGGCACCGGCCAGGAGGCCGCCCGCCTCACGTCCGGCGCGCCGCCGCCGAACATCCGCTTCCTGGGCAACGTCTCCGATGACGCCCTGCCGTCCTTGTACCGGGACGCTCGCGCCCTCATCTTCACGCCCGAGGAGGACTTCGGCATCACCCCGCTGGAGGCCCAGGCCACCGGCCGCCCCGTCATCGCCTTCGCCAAGGGCGGCGCGTTGGAGACGGTGAACAGCCGCACCGGACTGTTCTTTTCAGAACAGACACCCGCGTCGCTGTCAGAGGCCGTGCGCCGCTTCGATTCCTGGGAAGCGAGCTTCAGCCCCCGAGAGGCCCGCTCGCAGGCCGAGCGCTTCAGCCGCCAGTCCTTCCAGCAGGCGATGCTCCGCGAAGTGGAGTCGCTCCTCAGCCTGTCGACGAAATCCACAACCCGCGCCACGGCGGTGTGA